In Daphnia pulex isolate KAP4 chromosome 7, ASM2113471v1, one genomic interval encodes:
- the LOC124198483 gene encoding myelin expression factor 2-like isoform X1: protein MENTQEVKENESNFNRSSDVPNTTAGDTTKVENTEVVTTDKPKQSTPMEKSNVKKKDQEQEKGRSKDQQSVRERSRRGERSRGGRSAFKGSVYRPRSRPECRVHISNIPYEYRWQDLKDLFRSEVGEVSFVELFEDEYGKPRGSGIVEFEKLEHARIALEKMNRFELKGRRLIVKEDVDVERGADASASSRQESRNHLSSSYSSGREYGGDVSYSSGRKNGPGGGGGSIGTLTSPSSTRWSNTYGLSPQFLDSLGIPGPLIDRIFVANLDYKVDDAKLREVFRLAGKVVVAEVVKDRDGRSRGFGVLQMSHPVEAVQAISMFNNQMLYDRRMTVRMDRDAERLESQSSRSHLPEGLRSIGMGLGSRGDPLRDLPRGGFVAPQGRPSDSYSSGSAMNFSSHHYDRSEASVGDFIPAHETGFGQLGGTAAMGGQMERSVAGLPSMGSNQSMPNLSMGDYRMSNLGSGYKIGIESGSSMSLNGIADRSNPAPYGYQTENFSAKGSLSASVHDYERREAYGSYRTNQMTRGKQDYPTSTEYDAVSRMSARGPSPPTSSSLAPTSGSSKLSDTILVTNLPPNCSWQDLRDTFCEVGDVLFADIRAKGTGLVRFSSERDAQRACSMLNRTRMEGYTIEVNFY, encoded by the exons atggAAAATACACAAGAAGTCAAGGAAAATGAAAG CAATTTCAACAGGTCGAGTGATGTGCCGAATACAACGGCAGGTGATACAACCAAGGTTGAAAATACTGAAGTTGTCACAACTGACAAACCAAAACAGTCAACACcaatggaaaaatcaaatgtaaagaaaaaagaccaaGAACAAGAAAAGGGTAGAAGTAAGGATCAGCAATCTGTAAGAGAACGTTCTAGAAGAGGAGAAAGATCAAGAGGTGGCAGATCTGCCTTCAAAGGAAGTGTCTACAGACCAAGAAGCCGTCCAGAATGCCGTGTTCACATTTCAAATATCCCTTATGAGTACCGTTGGCAGGACCTCAAGGATCTTTTTCGAAGTGAAG TTGGTGAAGTTTCATTCGTGGAGCTGTTCGAGGATGAGTATGGTAAACCGCGAGGATCTGGGATTGTCGAATTCGAAAAACTTGAACACGCTCGTATTGCACTGGAAAAAATGAACCGATTTGAGCTTAAAGGGCGCCGTCTAATCGTCAAAGAA GATGTTGATGTCGAACGAGGTGCAGATGCTTCTGCAAGCAGTCGCCAAGAAAGTCGAAACCACTTATCTTCGTCATACTCGTCGGGTCGTGAGTATGGTGGTGATGTTAGCTACAGTTCGGGAAGGAAAAATGGTcctggaggaggaggaggcagtATTGGAACGTTAACATCTCCTTCTTCGACTCGCTGGAGTAACACTTACGGTTTGAGCCCTCAGTTTCTCGATTCTTTAGGAATTCCGGGTCCACTCATCGATCGCATTTTTGTTGCAAAT TTGGATTACAAGGTGGACGATGCTAAGCTTCGGGAAGTGTTTCGTTTGGCCGGAAAAGTTGTCGTCGCTGAGGTGGTGAAAGATCGAGATGGCAGGTCTCGTGGATTTGGTGTTTTGCAAATGAGCCATCCTGTTGAGGCAGTGCAG GCAATATCTATGTTCAACAACCAAATGCTCTACGACAGACGGATGACTGTACGGATGGATCGTGATGCTGAACGTCTCGAATCGCAATCTTCAAGGTCTCACTTACCCGAAGGGCTTCGATCAATCGGAATGGGACTTGGAAGCAGAGGAGATCCTCTACGTGATCTTCCAC GTGGCGGATTCGTAGCTCCACAAGGACGTCCTTCAGATTCTTACAGCAGTGGTTCTGCAATGAATTTCAGCAGCCATCATTACGATAGATCAGAGGCATCTGTAGGGGATTTCATTCCTGCACACGAAACTGGTTTTGGTCAGTTAGGTGGAACAGCAGCTATGGGAGGTCAAATGGAACGATCAGTCGCCGGATTGCCTAGCATGGGGTCCAATCAATCTATGCCTAATTTATCCATGGGCGACTATCGGATGAGTAACTTGGGATCCGGttacaaaattggaatcgaaAGTGGAAGTTCTATGTCTCTAAACGGAATTGCTGATCGTTCCAATCCAGCTCCGTATGGAtatcaaacagaaaatttttcggCAAAAGGTTCACTTTCAGCTTCCGTCCATGATTACGAACGTAGAGAGGCATATGGTAGTTATAGAACTAACCAAATGACACGTGGCAAACAAGATTATCCTACTTCTACTGAATATGACGCCGTATCTCGAATGTCTGCTAGGGGTCCATCTCCCCCAACATCATCATCGCTTGCCCCTACTAGTGGTTCATCAAAACTCTCGGACACCATTCTCGTAACAAAT ttGCCACCGAATTGCAGTTGGCAAGATTTGCGTGATACTTTTTGCGAG GTTGGGGACGTACTTTTTGCCGACATCCGTGCTAAAGGAACTGGGTTGGTGAGATTTAGTTCCGAGCGAGATGCTCAACGCGCCTGCT CCATGTTAAATCGGACGCGAATGGAAGGATATACCATTGaggttaatttttattga
- the LOC124198483 gene encoding myelin expression factor 2-like isoform X2 gives MENTQEVKENERSSDVPNTTAGDTTKVENTEVVTTDKPKQSTPMEKSNVKKKDQEQEKGRSKDQQSVRERSRRGERSRGGRSAFKGSVYRPRSRPECRVHISNIPYEYRWQDLKDLFRSEVGEVSFVELFEDEYGKPRGSGIVEFEKLEHARIALEKMNRFELKGRRLIVKEDVDVERGADASASSRQESRNHLSSSYSSGREYGGDVSYSSGRKNGPGGGGGSIGTLTSPSSTRWSNTYGLSPQFLDSLGIPGPLIDRIFVANLDYKVDDAKLREVFRLAGKVVVAEVVKDRDGRSRGFGVLQMSHPVEAVQAISMFNNQMLYDRRMTVRMDRDAERLESQSSRSHLPEGLRSIGMGLGSRGDPLRDLPRGGFVAPQGRPSDSYSSGSAMNFSSHHYDRSEASVGDFIPAHETGFGQLGGTAAMGGQMERSVAGLPSMGSNQSMPNLSMGDYRMSNLGSGYKIGIESGSSMSLNGIADRSNPAPYGYQTENFSAKGSLSASVHDYERREAYGSYRTNQMTRGKQDYPTSTEYDAVSRMSARGPSPPTSSSLAPTSGSSKLSDTILVTNLPPNCSWQDLRDTFCEVGDVLFADIRAKGTGLVRFSSERDAQRACSMLNRTRMEGYTIEVNFY, from the exons atggAAAATACACAAGAAGTCAAGGAAAATGAAAG GTCGAGTGATGTGCCGAATACAACGGCAGGTGATACAACCAAGGTTGAAAATACTGAAGTTGTCACAACTGACAAACCAAAACAGTCAACACcaatggaaaaatcaaatgtaaagaaaaaagaccaaGAACAAGAAAAGGGTAGAAGTAAGGATCAGCAATCTGTAAGAGAACGTTCTAGAAGAGGAGAAAGATCAAGAGGTGGCAGATCTGCCTTCAAAGGAAGTGTCTACAGACCAAGAAGCCGTCCAGAATGCCGTGTTCACATTTCAAATATCCCTTATGAGTACCGTTGGCAGGACCTCAAGGATCTTTTTCGAAGTGAAG TTGGTGAAGTTTCATTCGTGGAGCTGTTCGAGGATGAGTATGGTAAACCGCGAGGATCTGGGATTGTCGAATTCGAAAAACTTGAACACGCTCGTATTGCACTGGAAAAAATGAACCGATTTGAGCTTAAAGGGCGCCGTCTAATCGTCAAAGAA GATGTTGATGTCGAACGAGGTGCAGATGCTTCTGCAAGCAGTCGCCAAGAAAGTCGAAACCACTTATCTTCGTCATACTCGTCGGGTCGTGAGTATGGTGGTGATGTTAGCTACAGTTCGGGAAGGAAAAATGGTcctggaggaggaggaggcagtATTGGAACGTTAACATCTCCTTCTTCGACTCGCTGGAGTAACACTTACGGTTTGAGCCCTCAGTTTCTCGATTCTTTAGGAATTCCGGGTCCACTCATCGATCGCATTTTTGTTGCAAAT TTGGATTACAAGGTGGACGATGCTAAGCTTCGGGAAGTGTTTCGTTTGGCCGGAAAAGTTGTCGTCGCTGAGGTGGTGAAAGATCGAGATGGCAGGTCTCGTGGATTTGGTGTTTTGCAAATGAGCCATCCTGTTGAGGCAGTGCAG GCAATATCTATGTTCAACAACCAAATGCTCTACGACAGACGGATGACTGTACGGATGGATCGTGATGCTGAACGTCTCGAATCGCAATCTTCAAGGTCTCACTTACCCGAAGGGCTTCGATCAATCGGAATGGGACTTGGAAGCAGAGGAGATCCTCTACGTGATCTTCCAC GTGGCGGATTCGTAGCTCCACAAGGACGTCCTTCAGATTCTTACAGCAGTGGTTCTGCAATGAATTTCAGCAGCCATCATTACGATAGATCAGAGGCATCTGTAGGGGATTTCATTCCTGCACACGAAACTGGTTTTGGTCAGTTAGGTGGAACAGCAGCTATGGGAGGTCAAATGGAACGATCAGTCGCCGGATTGCCTAGCATGGGGTCCAATCAATCTATGCCTAATTTATCCATGGGCGACTATCGGATGAGTAACTTGGGATCCGGttacaaaattggaatcgaaAGTGGAAGTTCTATGTCTCTAAACGGAATTGCTGATCGTTCCAATCCAGCTCCGTATGGAtatcaaacagaaaatttttcggCAAAAGGTTCACTTTCAGCTTCCGTCCATGATTACGAACGTAGAGAGGCATATGGTAGTTATAGAACTAACCAAATGACACGTGGCAAACAAGATTATCCTACTTCTACTGAATATGACGCCGTATCTCGAATGTCTGCTAGGGGTCCATCTCCCCCAACATCATCATCGCTTGCCCCTACTAGTGGTTCATCAAAACTCTCGGACACCATTCTCGTAACAAAT ttGCCACCGAATTGCAGTTGGCAAGATTTGCGTGATACTTTTTGCGAG GTTGGGGACGTACTTTTTGCCGACATCCGTGCTAAAGGAACTGGGTTGGTGAGATTTAGTTCCGAGCGAGATGCTCAACGCGCCTGCT CCATGTTAAATCGGACGCGAATGGAAGGATATACCATTGaggttaatttttattga